The following is a genomic window from Nicotiana tabacum cultivar K326 chromosome 3, ASM71507v2, whole genome shotgun sequence.
AAAGTTATACCTTTAGTGACAGCACTAGGATCTTCATAAAATCCAGCAATAATAGCAACATGTCCAGGCCTAGATTCTGTTGGAGGACGAGCATGTGATACTCCCCATCGACCTTGTTTCCTAATAATGTTCCTCAAAAATGGTGCTCTATAACCTCCATCTGAATCCGAATCCGGCTCGAAAAACTTATCAGCCCTTAAACCATCCGCTGCAATTTATCAAAACACAATTCAATGCAAAAACATACGAATATGAGCTGAAATTAGCGTTGCGACATTTTATCGAGCAAGTTGTGTGCAACGCACCAACCAGAAGAACAAGGCGCTTAGCGGGAGCAACGAAACGAGGTGGGACAGGGTCCATGCCATGGACAATTGGGGTTTTGAAGTAAATGTCGAAGATACTGAGCATGTACACTGCATGAAGTATCACACCAAGAACTACCAGCCATTTCTCTTTTCTGCTCAGCCATTTCTGCTTGTTTCGAGCTGTGTTACTGTTAATGGCGGATCTTTTACTATCTCTGTCTTCGACTCCTAAGATCCCATCGGTCCTCATGACCTTCGCATCAAATCTATCACCAAATCTTCAACGTCTATTGTCTATATAACTACAAACTTGAAACCTTTTCAAGTGTCTCGATCTACCGCGGTTCTTTTTGTGTTGTATGTTTGGGATTAATCTTCGAAAAGAATATTTTAGATTAGTTATTAACAACTCAGTGTAACAAAAAACTCTAGTTATTAGTGTAGTACTGTAGTGATTTGACCAATTCTGAGAACAGTTATAGGCTCATCTTGCGGCTATATTTGGTATAGTTTATTCAAAATTTCATAAAGATTCAACTTTTAAGGAACCAAATAGTTTTCAACTCAAATGGTTCAGTGAATATTGTAAATCAGATTAATAATGATTTAAATCATACCAAACTTATGATTAAACtaacaataacctaaatacaaaCTAGCTTTGATTTAAACTAGGATCCTTCTTTGTATCGAGTAGGTGAAAGTTGGATCTGTTATGTTTCTCTTTTACTCTACAAAATTTCAACAAACTGTtcaaagaatatatatattttttaatttaaataataggAGTAATAGTTTAAATCATGCCAACACTTATGATCAAACTAACAATTATCTAACTAAAAACTAACATTAATTTAAAGTGGCGTCCCTCCTAGTTTTGAGTAGGTGGAACTATTGTATTTGTGTTCTTCTCCACACATAATTCAAGAATATTTCTAATTTCAACATTGTAAATGGCAATGAAGACACATTTCCTCGATTTGACTTTAATATAGAAGGAGCTTTGTATTTCTTTATCATAGGTTCTCACGTGATTTTCTTGAACGTAATTAAATAACTCAAACATTAACAAAGGCGAGAGACCAAAATCGCGTAATTATATCGCCTTATTAGACGTAAAATGCCATATGGTGTTGaatgactatttttcttctccgcGAAAAGAGAGAGAAGCAAACCGTAACGGCACATACTTCTATTTATTTGCAttgggctgttgttgttgtttggtgTCAACTTATTATCACAATCCACCATGAGTTTAGATTTGAGACATAGGGTTCTAAGGCTTTACTTCTTATTCTAGATTGATATTTATTGTATATTATTATCCTTCAAACAATGGAGGCTTATCGTATATAACTAGTAGAGGTGTCAAATTTTACCCATAATTGTGTTACCCGTCCAAACTTTAACGGGTTGGGTCAGTGATTTTTATTTGAATAATAGTTGGGTGGGTTGGGTTATGATCTGTTGTTTGACTCATTTTGACCCAAACAAATTTTGGACGGATTGGGTCATAACGCGTATATCAACACAACCCGTTTTGATCCTCCCAAATTTGCTTAGCATGTTTTTTAGAAAATTTATGTCACTTGGTTGAAGTTGTTGTCGTCATTGCGTCAGGAGACTGACATCGCAAGGCTCGTTAGTTGATTCGACACTATTTAAACAAGGTCCATAATGAATATCTGTATGCAAAATACTGAAAGCAAATTGACAACGGCTTCCACTATAATAACGGAAATTGGAAACTGACTTGAATTCACGGAATACAGACACACCTTTAACGGATAACAAGAAAACGACCACAGGTCACCGCAACATTAACTTGAGAAGCTTACAACATTGGACCAATATCGAAAAATCGAAGTCAAACTCTGTCTTtaaggacaaaaagaaaaaaggacatGCCAATGCTCAGAAAACCAAGCAACATTTGCTGAAACGAAATAAGTCCATTTGGTGATGCATTAGAGTTGTCTGAATTAGGACCCCCAGGTGTAGGAATAGGTGCTCCTACTTGTGCTCTCACAGCTAAAGCCATGAAAACAACCATAATTGCTGCTACAAAAACAAACTTTTCCAGAGACATCTTTGCCTACTTGGCGGGGAAATTAAGGTTGTTCTTTAGTATCTGAATGTCCTAGGTTCTCAAGCAGGCTATTTATAGGAAATGCATGCAATTTGCTATTGTTTGATTAAATGAGTCACTGGCATTAGAAAAAGATAATTCATAGCAAACTCTTCTTGTCCTTTTCGATAGTTCCATTACATAAAACGCTTAATTACTGGTGAAAAATCGCCAAACGGCAGAAGCTGAAGACTCCGTTCAATTAATTAAGGATGTTTGCTGGCCTTAGTGGCCTAACTGTATTATAAAAAATTAGACTCGCCACGTGGGTCTATTAAATGGCGACACGTGTCAGCAAAATTtgaagaaaagtgaaaaatggcATGTAAAAATGATATGTGAAACACCCTCGGGACCGATTATACTCGTACTGTGTTtgttagcctcggaactgatcatCATGAAATAGTCCGGATCAGGTGCGGGAAAATAtctcataattacaaatgagAAAAGAATCAATTAATCCCGGATTATATGGTATTTACCATCATTACACCATCAGTTACAAATCAATTATTAATAAACTCATAAACTCagttatggaattaactcatcagttatgaAATTAACTCATCAAttacggaattaactcatcagttacggaattCCAGCATTTACACAGCTGTTACAAATCTTCCAAAAGTAATGGATGGattgagtaaatgctcataatggacccataattcaaggagactagttacttagatttagccctataaatagacATACTTTTATAGTATATTGCTCTcaagttagccatagttgagAGCAACTATCAACTATGACAATTATCAAGTTAGCCATAATTCGGCTCATTATCCTATCAAAGATCATTATGGCAACTATCAAGTTAGCCATAATTCGGCTCAttatcctatcaaggatcattcaataagaattctttcttttctgctttatttttattatattatctgtcattgaatttatttctcacttctctatcacgttgtattaacgaaattttatatctttcggattgaatcggttgcttgtggcccgtcatataaaattattgctttgaccttaaaaactattttttgggttaaacacTAACCAAAGAGTATTTTTGCCCTTATTTCGTAGTCCGATTCCAAACATCCGTTAACTAATCAGAAATGAGCTACTTAATTACCAGTTACTGTTTGGATCAATTCCTTCCCAAGACAAATTAGTAATTTGGTATATTTGCTACCGACTCTCTTGGATAATCCGAATTGCAATATGTCCATTTGGAACGTTAATTGTCACACTATTAAGTTTATCTTCTTGCCTGTTCTTATTTTAAGTCAAGAAGACACAATGAGGTATAACCAAATGACTGTATGACTTGATCTGATTAACCATTAACATTACAACTTGCTCTCCCTATATATCTTCTAAATATGTTTTTTGAGATGAGTTTAAATTTTTTTCGTACGGACAATGTGAGAACTATTTACACGATGAAGTCACGTACAAGGTaattatagataaatatatacAAAGGTGAATCCAGGATTTAAACTGTATAAATTCAACAATTAAGTTTTTTAAGATTGGAAccattaaatttttaattttataggttcatatctactattttttgcaattttaatttaGTGAATATTTTGCACATAAATTTATGTTTCGTATCAAAAATATTGGATCCGCCCCTGCCAATCTATCTATGATAAGTATTATAGTAGATAACCCGATAAATAACATGCTATAATAAGTTAAGCTATATATATTCTGAATAATGGTTTTGGAAGTTGCATTCAGTCTCTATATTACGCTTAGATTGTTGCACCATCCTATTTAACATGTACATGCACCGTACGTAGTTGCCCTTGTTTGGAAAAGAAATCTTGATAAATACCATCAGCTCTTCTTAGTCACCCAAGGGAaggaaaaaacaaaaggaaaaggtCAAATACATAGACAGTCCATTAAACTTGACCCAATTTTTTATTGACATTTTAACTCAGCCTTGTTTTATTTTAGCCCTCCAACCTTATTTCTTTTGTTCCACTTTGACACAAAATCTGACTAGAATCCATGTGTGATTTGTCTCACCCTTGTAGGCGCGTGAGAGCCATTTTTAAGCCAAATTTTATACTTCCAACGTAGAGGCGGATCCAAAATTTAAATCGTATGGATTCAATTTTAATGTTTAACATtcaacccattatatttttaaagttatgggttcatatatactatttttgtaattttaatgaatttttacatacaaatttttactctgcgtcgaaagttatgggttcagttgaacccttAGTTATtactgaaaatatatataaaaaatattttttccacggGAGGGggtagaaaaaacaaaaaaataataatttgaaattacaaaaaaaaaataaaaaattgcggGGTTTGGGGAAGGCAATGGGGTGGGCTGGGGGTAGCAACTGGGTATTTGTCCGCGCTGTATTTTTATCTGGAATAAAAGTTTTATGTCAAAGTGGAACAAaagaacccattatatttttaaatgttatgggtttatatctattttttctttacaattttaatgaatttttacatataaatttttactttgCGTCGAAAGTTGTGGGTTCAGTTGAACTCGTAGTTATtactgaaaatatatatatatatatataaatattttttcccGAGATGTGGGCAgaaaaaacgaaaataataataatttgaaattacaaaaaaaagtaatACTTTTTTTTGCGCGGGGTGGGGGGAGGGGCAGTGGGGGGGGTAGCAGCTGGGTATTTGCACGAGCTGCATTTGGGGAAAGATTGAATCTTGAAAGACTGAGCCCCCGATCCGCCCCttctttcaaaaatcaaaaaacagCGCTAACGAGCATCGCCTTTCTTCCAGCTTTTTCCAGATAAAGGTCTAATAGAGTTGCGCTTTCTCGCGGGGAAGGAAAAACGAACAGTTTACGTTTTAGTAGCTACCGTTTCACTGGCTCTAGTATTCACAGGCTTTCAAGGGTCAATCATTCTGTCAGCATGCTCAAAGAGTGCTTTCCAGAAGATGGAGAAGGAGCCCCCAGCTACCGCTATCCTTGGGAAACCAAAAGAGCTACCGAAGGAAAGCAAGTATGCCCGCTTACCCTCACTGACAAAGGTAAAAAAGGATGAGGAGCAATGACACATGAGCAGCCTCGCTCCTTGATCGGCGGGGTGGAGGTCTTTTCCTTTGTACTATTTTTAGTTGATAAAGAATAAGCTCTGGAAGCGGATAAGCCGATGGTAGGGAAGGCTAGCCCTATTTTCTGTGAGCTTGGTTTACTTGACCGAAGAGTGCCTTACTTTCTTTAAGACGCTAACTTCCACAACCTGGGAGAAAATTTTTTATATCAAAGTGGAATAAAAGAAATGgagttggagggccaaaatggaacaatgcttaattaaagtgacaaaataaaaaattgggtCAAATTTAATGGTCTTTATATGTATTTGGCCAAAGGAAAACAGAGATTACAAAGCTTTACCAATCTCATCACAACAATAGTACTCCATTAATTAATGAAAGACATTGTATGGCACAAAAAATAAAACGGTAATATCATTAAAAACAAACTTAAATGACCCTGCTCTTTTGCGGGTTAATTTCAATGATGGTCACTTAACTATGTTTCAATTTCACTAAAGTCATTCAActattttttgtcacttaaaagtaactATATTTTCACATTGtcacttaaaagtcattttggctcaaacccctaccataaatatgacatgacatgacataaaatttaatgagaaaaatccaaaaataaatgtcACATAAGCTTAAATAGATCATACCCACTTTAGATCCATTTATTCCTTAATTTGATTTGACCCATAACCCAAATGCtttcaataaaaaaatattaaatttcacattagtttaaaataattatcaTATACTACAAAATTCTTACCTTTTCTGTTACATAATGCCCATTTATAATTATTCTATACTAAAAAATTCTTATCTTGTTTGTATGCTCCATTCGAGTCATTTTATAACTCTACTGAAGTTAAAATACTATTGTATCCAACTCacataatatatttataattttttagtATTGTATTCATCTTACATAACATATTAAAGTATCATAAGCATACAAGAATAATAATAAGGCTAATAAAAGTCTATTTTCACAATGAACATGCAATTATAGACAACCTATTGCAATTGTTtagacaaaaaaaaatattgtatttgtaCAATAAAAACCCCACAAAAAATTACAAGACCTAATTTTATTAGGGATGTGTGTTTTTTCCCCATATTGAAACCCATTTGGGTTATGGGTCAAATCGCAAGGGAGAAATAGATCTAAAGTGGGTATGGTCCATTTAAGCTTATGTgacatttatttttggatttcttTTTTCATTACATTTTATGCCATGTCATATTTATGGTGGGGGTTTAAGCcaaaatgacttttaagtgacaaagtaaaagtttagttacttttaagtgacaaaaaaATAGTTGAGTGACTTTAGTGAAATTGAAATATAGTTGAGTGACTATCAGTGAAATTAACCCGCTCTTTTACATGTCAAGTAGAGCATTTATTTCTCAAAATCCATctctttcaatttcatttttcagGTCATTTGAGCAAGCTGTCGTGAGTGGTCATgtccagaggcggatccaggatttggaGGTTTCGGGTTCCAAGCTAATTGATTTGATCAACTCGAGCGTCGGTTCGGGttattcatcatttttatttataTAGACAAATCGATCAAATGGAAAAAGTATAATAACGATAACTAATTGACGCAACCATAAAACTTcatataataatattaatattataaatatacATCATCTATTACAATTGTCCTCGACgagtttttatattttgaaaacgaTCCATAATGACATCATTACTTACATTTATGAATACATCACGCTCTATGCAACAAACTAAACAATCATTTAAATATTGGTCACCCATGCTATTCCGTTCTTCATTCTTTATCTGCTTCATGGATGAGAATGCTCTCTCCACAGTTGCGGTAGCAACAGGTAAAATCAGAGTCAACTTCACAAGTAAATAAACATAAGAATAAGTCTCTACAAGATTTGCTTCAACCAATGCTTTTGTCAAATGACTAATTCCTTGTAAGTTGGAGAACTTGGGATTACCAGCTCGCATATGAACTATATAAGTATCACGTTGATAACTCAAGTCTCGAATTTGTACTTCATCTAACTCATTTGGGTAACAGTTTACTAAAGTCATTATTCTACCTTTATCaaaattaacaaaagaattgaCCAAATTCAAGCTAGTCATCCCGAGAAGCAAATCGCTACTCACTACATCAAAACGGTCATTAAGCTCTTGAAGTTGCACAACAATTACAACATAAAAGATATCAACACGCAAGTAGTGTGAATAATAAACACCGGAAGACTTGCGCTTCCACTTTCCAGGAAAATAAGATTCATCCATCTTGGGAATCAAAATGTCATGCATAACACAAAATGAGGAAACATCATCTAGTAAAGATTTCCATCCACTTTCTCTCATATCTTGCAATCTTTTCTTTGTGATGTTAAGAAACTCCACGGTATTAACAATATCTTCATCCCTCTTTTATAAGATCTTGTTCAACTCATTTGACATTGCCAAAAATTTAAACATCAAGTGAAGCATAAAAACTAATTTGAATGTTTTTATTTTACTCAAAAGATATTTTGCTTGATTTCTCTCATTTGAGGTAAAACCTTCATATTTAATCACTTCAAGCACACGAACAATAGAtgagaaaataacaataaagtTATCTAATGTTTTGAAATGTGATCCCCAACGAGTGTCACCTGGTCTT
Proteins encoded in this region:
- the LOC107794287 gene encoding uncharacterized protein LOC107794287, whose translation is MRESGWKSLLDDVSSFCVMHDILIPKMDESYFPGKWKRKSSGVYYSHYLRVDIFYVVIVVQLQELNDRFDVVSSDLLLGMTSLNLVNSFVNFDKGRIMTLVNCYPNELDEVQIRDLSYQRDTYIVHMRAGNPKFSNLQGISHLTKALVEANLVETYSYVYLLVKLTLILPVATATVERAFSSMKQIKNEERNSMGDQYLNDCLVCCIERDVFINVVEVSVLKKVRHSSVK